In the genome of Roseovarius sp. Pro17, the window GAATGGGCAGCCGTCGTGGCCAGAAATTGCGACAGCTTCTTGCGGTTTCCGAGGCCCGTCAGGTCGTCGTGATGGGCCGCATGGTCCAGATCGTCCTTGACGTCCTGTAGGGCCGTCTGCACGCGTACCTGGTCCGAGATGTCGCGGCAGGTCACGACGACCATCTTTTGCGCGTCGCCGGAACCGAGATCGATCAGCGCATGGCTTTGCTGGTTCCAGAACAGGCTGCCGTCGCGCCGCATATGTCGCGTCACGCGATAGGTGTCGAACAGAGAACTGCGCGTATCATAGCGGAATTCTGCCAGCTCCTCGGGGCTGGGTCGTGTCTCGGGTGGATTGATCAGTTCGGCGGGGTTGCGCCCGCGCGTCTCGGCCAGAGACCAACCCATCATCCGTTCCAGCGCGGGGTTCATCCACAGGACGCGCCCGCAAATATCCAGCAGGACGATCCCATCGCGCGCATGATCCAGAATGAGACCGGCCAGCCAAGTGCCCGCCGCATCGCCCGGCTGTGCGCCCGGCGCTGGCATCAACGGCGCCATGAGGTGGGCATACATGCCCTCCCGGCCCCGCTCAACGTCGGGGCAGGCAGCACCAGTGCTGTTTGTCATTTTTTTGCGCGACACGCCTTCACCCGCTATTGCGCCCATTCGAGGGAACCGTGACGGATGCCGCTTAATATCCGGTGGCCTTCACCCGGTTTTGTGTTTAGAAAAATCCACGAATTTTAGGAGATCGCGGCAATGACCCTCACCGAGACTCCTGCTGCGCGCGCCCTGTCCCTGCCGCCGGCGCGCCCGGGCCGTGTGATCGGCCTCTTGGGCGGCTCGTTTGATCCGCCGCATGCGGGGCATGTGCATATCACGCGTGAGGCGCTTAAGCTGTTCGGTCTGGATGCAGTCTGGTGGCTGGTCAGCCCCGGCAATCCGTTGAAAGAGCATGGCCCCGCCCCGCTCGAGCGGCGTATGGAGGCGGCGCGCGCTATCATGCAGCACCCCCGCGTTCACATCAGCGATGTCGAAGCGCAGATCGGCGCGCGCTATACGGCCCGCACGCTGGCCGTCCTGCGCGCGGCGCGCCCGGATGTGCATTTCGTCTGGCTGATGGGCGCGGATAACATGGTGCAATTTCACCTGTGGCAGGACTGGCGCCAGATCATGGAAAGTGTGCCCGTCGGCATTCTCGCACGTCCGGGGGCGCGGTTGGCCGCGCGCGCCTCGGTCGCAG includes:
- a CDS encoding nicotinate-nucleotide adenylyltransferase yields the protein MTLTETPAARALSLPPARPGRVIGLLGGSFDPPHAGHVHITREALKLFGLDAVWWLVSPGNPLKEHGPAPLERRMEAARAIMQHPRVHISDVEAQIGARYTARTLAVLRAARPDVHFVWLMGADNMVQFHLWQDWRQIMESVPVGILARPGARLAARASVAARIYERARVPLVEARNLGRMQAPAWCFANVPMMALSSTGLRAAGGW